From the Arvicola amphibius chromosome 2, mArvAmp1.2, whole genome shotgun sequence genome, one window contains:
- the Klrg2 gene encoding killer cell lectin-like receptor subfamily G member 2 isoform X2, protein MEWTREASGGGQAAAGSPEEPLESPEMEQRQISVEAPQPRVPDGNPRLELTGREAADAELRELSEEKPQPPARSGPPRLPPLSLGYGAFRRLGSCSREPPSPSPKWTEQPRDGEAELQPWTASGEPGSFAPMELQVDVRVKPVGAAGSSRSPSPAPSTRFLTVPVPESPAFSRRSAPTLPRLPRVQSSGSTWGRASPLAATPTERIGPTESSAAPPGSPTCRCRCRCQEPGLSKEDAELLRRSGMDREKLPRAITLIGLPLYMKSLRWALVVMAVFLAFCTVAIVALASRGTRCQPCPQGWLWSQEHCYYLSEEAQDWEGSQAFCLANYATLPLLGHTQDFLRKYQITKDSWVGAQRGPEGWHWIDGVPLPSQLPPEDSDDHPDFSCGGLEEGRLIALNCSSPRPWVCARETK, encoded by the exons ATGGAATGGACCCGGGAAGCTTCTGGGGGAGGCCAGGCCGCGGCCGGGTCCCCAGAGGAACCCTTAGAAAGCCCGGAAATGGAGCAACGGCAGATCTCCGTGGAGGCACCGCAACCCCGGGTTCCCGACGGTAACCCGAGGCTGGAGCTGACCGGGCGGGAGGCGGCGGACGCGGAGCTCCGGGAGCTCTCGGAGGAGAAGCCGCAGCCTCCGGCTCGGTCCGGTCCCCCGCGCTTGCCGCCGCTTAGCCTGGGCTATGGCGCTTTCCGCCGCCTGGGCTCATGCAGCCGCGAGCCGCCGTCCCCGAGCCCCAAGTGGACAGAGCAGCCCCGGGACGGCGAGGCCGAGCTGCAGCCCTGGACCGCATCAGGAGAGCCCGGGTCCTTTGCGCCCATGGAGCTGCAGGTAGACGTGCGCGTTAAACCCGTGGGCGCGGCGGGAAGCAGCCGCTCGCCCTCGCCCGCGCCGTCCACGCGCTTCCTCACCGTGCCGGTGCCAGAATCGCCCGCCTTCTCCCGCCGCTCCGCGCCCACGCTCCCGCGGCTGCCACGCGTCCAGTCATCGGGCTCCACGTGGGGTCGTGCATCGCCGCTGGCCGCGACCCCCACCGAGCGGATCGGCCCCACCGAGAGCAGCGCTGCCCCCCCGGGCTCACCCACCTGTCGCTGTCGTTGCCGCTGCCAGGAGCCCGGGCTGAGCAAAGAAGATGCCGAGCTGCTGCGGCGCTCAGGAATGGACCGCGAGAAACTGCCGCGGGCCATCACACTCATAG GGCTGCCCCTGTACATGAAGTCCCTGCGCTGGGCTCTGGTGGTCATGGCTGTATTCCTGGCTTTCTGCACTGTAGCCATTGTGGCACTGGCCTCTAGAG GAACCAGGTGCCAGCCATGCCCTCAAGgctggctgtggtctcaggaaCACTGTTACTACCTCTCGGAAGAAGCCCAAGACTGGGAGGGCAGCCAAGCATTTTGCTTGGCCAACTATGCCACACTGCCCCTGCTGGGCCACACCCAG GACTTCCTAAGAAAATACCAGATTACCAAAGACTCCTGGGTGGGGGCCCAACGAGGCCCTGAAGGCTGGCACTGGATTGATGGGGTCCCCTTACCATCCCAACT gcCCCCAGAGGACAGTGACGACCACCCAGACTTCAGCTGCGGGGGTTTGGAAGAAGGCAGGCTCATAGCTCTGAACTGCAGCTCTCCGAGACCCTGGGTCTGCGCCAGGGAGACCAAGTGA
- the Klrg2 gene encoding killer cell lectin-like receptor subfamily G member 2 isoform X1: MEWTREASGGGQAAAGSPEEPLESPEMEQRQISVEAPQPRVPDGNPRLELTGREAADAELRELSEEKPQPPARSGPPRLPPLSLGYGAFRRLGSCSREPPSPSPKWTEQPRDGEAELQPWTASGEPGSFAPMELQVDVRVKPVGAAGSSRSPSPAPSTRFLTVPVPESPAFSRRSAPTLPRLPRVQSSGSTWGRASPLAATPTERIGPTESSAAPPGSPTCRCRCRCQEPGLSKEDAELLRRSGMDREKLPRAITLIGLPLYMKSLRWALVVMAVFLAFCTVAIVALASRGGTRCQPCPQGWLWSQEHCYYLSEEAQDWEGSQAFCLANYATLPLLGHTQDFLRKYQITKDSWVGAQRGPEGWHWIDGVPLPSQLPPEDSDDHPDFSCGGLEEGRLIALNCSSPRPWVCARETK; encoded by the exons ATGGAATGGACCCGGGAAGCTTCTGGGGGAGGCCAGGCCGCGGCCGGGTCCCCAGAGGAACCCTTAGAAAGCCCGGAAATGGAGCAACGGCAGATCTCCGTGGAGGCACCGCAACCCCGGGTTCCCGACGGTAACCCGAGGCTGGAGCTGACCGGGCGGGAGGCGGCGGACGCGGAGCTCCGGGAGCTCTCGGAGGAGAAGCCGCAGCCTCCGGCTCGGTCCGGTCCCCCGCGCTTGCCGCCGCTTAGCCTGGGCTATGGCGCTTTCCGCCGCCTGGGCTCATGCAGCCGCGAGCCGCCGTCCCCGAGCCCCAAGTGGACAGAGCAGCCCCGGGACGGCGAGGCCGAGCTGCAGCCCTGGACCGCATCAGGAGAGCCCGGGTCCTTTGCGCCCATGGAGCTGCAGGTAGACGTGCGCGTTAAACCCGTGGGCGCGGCGGGAAGCAGCCGCTCGCCCTCGCCCGCGCCGTCCACGCGCTTCCTCACCGTGCCGGTGCCAGAATCGCCCGCCTTCTCCCGCCGCTCCGCGCCCACGCTCCCGCGGCTGCCACGCGTCCAGTCATCGGGCTCCACGTGGGGTCGTGCATCGCCGCTGGCCGCGACCCCCACCGAGCGGATCGGCCCCACCGAGAGCAGCGCTGCCCCCCCGGGCTCACCCACCTGTCGCTGTCGTTGCCGCTGCCAGGAGCCCGGGCTGAGCAAAGAAGATGCCGAGCTGCTGCGGCGCTCAGGAATGGACCGCGAGAAACTGCCGCGGGCCATCACACTCATAG GGCTGCCCCTGTACATGAAGTCCCTGCGCTGGGCTCTGGTGGTCATGGCTGTATTCCTGGCTTTCTGCACTGTAGCCATTGTGGCACTGGCCTCTAGAGGTG GAACCAGGTGCCAGCCATGCCCTCAAGgctggctgtggtctcaggaaCACTGTTACTACCTCTCGGAAGAAGCCCAAGACTGGGAGGGCAGCCAAGCATTTTGCTTGGCCAACTATGCCACACTGCCCCTGCTGGGCCACACCCAG GACTTCCTAAGAAAATACCAGATTACCAAAGACTCCTGGGTGGGGGCCCAACGAGGCCCTGAAGGCTGGCACTGGATTGATGGGGTCCCCTTACCATCCCAACT gcCCCCAGAGGACAGTGACGACCACCCAGACTTCAGCTGCGGGGGTTTGGAAGAAGGCAGGCTCATAGCTCTGAACTGCAGCTCTCCGAGACCCTGGGTCTGCGCCAGGGAGACCAAGTGA